A window from Leguminivora glycinivorella isolate SPB_JAAS2020 chromosome 16, LegGlyc_1.1, whole genome shotgun sequence encodes these proteins:
- the LOC125234563 gene encoding proton-coupled folate transporter-like gives MAVDSHERNSDDEYETSESSNIIEPPPRKPSQIKIEVPLFLTLMGLALSGTAVNNIVLYRICVHSLDYSKDVCRGFLSPDNTNDTHEIEEEVQKYATFFQMVSSIQAIFPAVLSLFIGAWSDAHGRKPLIVWPLFGVTMTGMLITVYSMLDGLGPWWYIFAVLPFSVTGGYTVLITGSYCYISDTTTTDKRSIKIFMVEGAVAVGNIAGSMLSAHLLRLIGNTYLLLIVTALYVTAYSSTNIFLYESLTSAEPPQGGLRSIIDIGLIKKMVTDCLKQRPNHGRAKIFLVTLANTFTMFIVYGSLGLEYLYMRQKLDWALSNYTTFSGVNTAVSFIGSILAMTVFQRVLGLRDVPLALASYSFSVVDCLIKAFAATTWQMYVTAVFFFKALSGPLMRSFLTKMLPAEDLAKVLALLCTMESVLCPIVAPLIYNTLYNFTIHDFPGAFYLLSASINAVCVVMIGFVMHYGADPTPYQQLPATL, from the exons ATGGCAGTTGATAGTCATGAAAGAAATAGTGACGATGAGTATGAGACTAGTGAATCCTCAAATATAATCGAACCACCTCCTCGGAAACCATCCCAGATTAAAATAGAAGTGCCTTTATTTTTAACGTTAATGGGACTTGCTCTTTCAG GTACTGCTGTCAACAACATTGTGTTGTATCGCATTTGCGTGCATTCCCTCGACTACAGTAAAGATGTCTGTAGAGGATTTTTATCGCCAGACAATACAAATGACACACATGAGATAGAGGAGGAAGTGCAGAAATATGCAACATTTTTCCAAATGGTGTCGTCTATACAGGCGATCTTTCCTGCCGTCCTGTCCCTCTTCATTGGTGCGTGGTCGGACGCTCATGGCCGAAAACCCTTAATTGTATGGCCATTGTTTG gtGTAACGATGACAGGAATGTTGATAACTGTGTACAGCATGCTGGATGGCCTTGGTCCGTGGTGGTACATATTCGCAGTGCTTCCATTTTCAGTCACTGGAGGATACACTGTGTTGATAACCGGCTCATATTGCTATATCAGTGATACAACAACTACCGATAAGAGATCGATTAA AATATTTATGGTGGAAGGGGCAGTTGCTGTGGGGAACATCGCAGGTTCCATGTTAAGTGCACATCTCCTCAGATTAATAGGGAATACCTACTTGCTTCTCATCGTAACAGCTTTGTACGTTACAGCTTACTCTTCCACCAATATCTTTCTATACGAGTCTTTGACTAGTGCAGAGCCACCGCAG gGAGGACTAAGATCAATCATAGATATTGGACTAATAAAAAAGATGGTGACTGATTGCCTCAAGCAACGCCCAAATCACGGGAGAGCAAAGATTTTCCTAGTCACATTAGCAAATACCTTTACTATGTTTATCGTATATGGGTCCTTGGGCTTAGAATACTTGTATATGAGGCAGAAACTGGATTGGGCGCTGAGCAATTATACGACTTTCTCAGGCGTCAATACGGCGGTGTCATTTATAGGATCAATTCTGGCAATGACAGTTTTTCAACGTGTGTTGGGTTTGCGTGATGTGCCTTTAGCTCTAGCGTCGTACAGTTTTTCGGTGGTTGATTGCTTGATCAAAGCATTTGCAGCGACTACCTGGCAAATGTATG TCACTGCGGTGTTTTTCTTCAAAGCTTTGTCGGGTCCACTGATGAGATCGTTCCTAACAAAAATGTTGCCTGCAGAGGACTTGGCGAAGGTGTTAGCGCTGCTTTGCACAATGGAGTCAGTCTTGTGTCCGATTGTAGCGCCTCTGATATATAATACGCTCTATAATTTTACAATTCATGATTTCCCGGGCGCTTTCTATTTATTGAGTGCCTCCATTAACGCCGTGTGCGTTGTTATGATTGG GTTCGTCATGCATTACGGAGCGGATCCTACACCATACCAACAATTACCAGCCACATTATAA